A single Ketogulonicigenium vulgare WSH-001 DNA region contains:
- the metK gene encoding methionine adenosyltransferase — MARQDYIFTSESVSEGHPDKVCDRISDSVLDAFIAEEPEARVACETFATTNRVVIGGEVGLSDKARLHEFMDKVEGITREAIRDIGYEQDEFHHATVEVTNLLHEQSAHIAQGVNARDNKDEGAGDQGIMFGYATTETPELMPAPIQYAHAILRRLAEARKSGAAPLLRPDAKSQISLRYAGGKPVEVTSIVLSTQHASAAQSSDDIRAIVEPYITEVLPEGWLTDKTEWWVNPTGTFVIGGPDGDAGLTGRKIIVDTYGGAAPHGGGAFSGKDPTKVDRSAAYAARYLAKNVVAAGLAERCLIQVSYAIGVAKPLSIYVDTYGTGEVDDAAIEKALGQVMDLSPRGIRNHLQLNRPIYARTSAYGHFGRAPDADGGFSWERTDLIDALKRSV, encoded by the coding sequence ATGGCCCGACAGGACTATATCTTCACTTCGGAATCGGTTTCCGAAGGGCATCCCGACAAGGTGTGCGACCGTATTTCGGACTCGGTGCTTGACGCCTTTATCGCCGAAGAGCCCGAGGCGCGCGTCGCCTGCGAGACCTTTGCCACCACCAACCGTGTGGTTATCGGCGGCGAGGTCGGCCTGTCCGACAAGGCACGCCTGCATGAATTCATGGACAAGGTCGAGGGCATCACCCGCGAGGCGATCCGCGACATCGGCTACGAGCAGGACGAGTTCCACCACGCCACCGTCGAGGTGACGAACCTGCTGCACGAGCAGTCCGCCCATATCGCCCAAGGCGTCAATGCGCGTGACAATAAGGACGAGGGTGCAGGCGATCAGGGCATTATGTTCGGTTACGCCACCACCGAGACGCCCGAGCTGATGCCTGCGCCGATCCAATACGCCCATGCGATCCTGCGCCGTCTGGCCGAGGCGCGCAAATCCGGCGCCGCGCCGCTGCTGCGCCCCGATGCAAAGTCGCAAATCTCGCTGCGCTATGCGGGCGGCAAACCGGTCGAGGTGACCTCGATCGTGCTGTCCACCCAGCATGCCAGCGCGGCGCAAAGCTCGGATGATATCCGCGCGATTGTCGAGCCTTATATCACCGAAGTCCTGCCCGAGGGCTGGCTGACGGATAAAACCGAATGGTGGGTGAACCCCACGGGCACCTTTGTCATTGGTGGCCCCGATGGCGATGCGGGCCTGACCGGGCGCAAGATCATTGTCGATACCTATGGCGGTGCGGCCCCCCATGGCGGCGGCGCGTTCTCGGGCAAGGACCCGACAAAGGTTGACCGCTCGGCCGCCTATGCCGCGCGTTATCTGGCGAAAAACGTGGTGGCGGCGGGCCTTGCCGAACGCTGCCTGATCCAAGTGTCCTATGCTATTGGTGTGGCCAAACCCCTGTCGATCTATGTCGACACCTATGGCACGGGCGAGGTGGACGATGCCGCGATCGAAAAGGCGCTGGGCCAAGTTATGGACCTGTCGCCGCGCGGTATTCGCAACCACCTGCAACTGAACCGCCCGATCTATGCGCGCACCTCGGCCTATGGCCACTTTGGTCGCGCGCCGGATGCGGATGGCGGATTTAGCTGGGAACGCACCGATCTGATCGACGCGCTGAAGCGCAGCGTCTAA